From one Mycolicibacterium sp. HK-90 genomic stretch:
- a CDS encoding acyl-CoA dehydrogenase family protein, whose amino-acid sequence MTLTAAPPAPKTRGPLELFDTDRLLDADERDIAATVRRFVETRLKPNVEGWFESATLPRELAKEFGDLGVLGMHLQGYGCAGTNAVSYGLACMELEAGDSGFRSFVSVQGSLSMFSIYRFGSEEQKQEWLPRLAAGEAIGCFGLTEPDFGSNPAGMRTRARRDGSDWVLDGTKMWITNGNLADVATVWAQTDDGIRGFVVPTDTPGFTANEIHRKLSLRASVTSELVLDNVRLPASAQLPLAQGLSGPLSCLNEARFGIVFGALGAARDSLETAIAYTHSREVFDKPLAGYQLTQEKLANMTVELGKGMLLAIHLGRIKDADGVRPEQISLGKLNNVREALAIARECRTLLGGSGITLEYSPLRHANNLESVLTYEGTSEMHLLAIGKALTGQAAFR is encoded by the coding sequence ATGACGCTGACCGCTGCCCCGCCCGCCCCCAAGACCCGCGGGCCGCTGGAGTTGTTCGATACCGATCGGTTGCTCGATGCCGATGAGCGTGACATTGCCGCGACGGTGCGCAGGTTCGTCGAGACCAGGCTCAAGCCCAATGTCGAAGGTTGGTTCGAATCGGCCACTCTGCCCAGGGAACTGGCCAAGGAGTTCGGTGATCTGGGGGTGCTGGGTATGCACTTGCAGGGGTATGGGTGTGCGGGCACCAACGCGGTGAGTTACGGGTTGGCCTGTATGGAGCTGGAGGCCGGTGACAGCGGGTTTCGCAGCTTCGTGTCCGTGCAGGGATCGCTGTCGATGTTCTCGATCTACCGGTTCGGTTCCGAGGAACAGAAGCAGGAGTGGCTGCCGCGGTTGGCCGCTGGTGAGGCGATCGGTTGTTTCGGCCTGACCGAGCCGGATTTCGGTTCCAACCCGGCCGGGATGCGTACCCGGGCCCGCCGTGACGGTAGTGATTGGGTTCTGGACGGCACCAAGATGTGGATCACCAACGGCAATCTGGCCGATGTGGCCACGGTGTGGGCCCAGACCGATGACGGTATTCGGGGCTTTGTGGTGCCCACCGACACCCCGGGGTTCACCGCCAATGAGATTCATCGCAAGTTGTCGTTGCGGGCGTCGGTGACCTCGGAGTTGGTGTTGGACAACGTGCGCCTGCCCGCCTCGGCGCAGCTGCCGTTGGCCCAGGGATTGTCGGGCCCGTTGTCGTGTCTGAACGAGGCGCGGTTCGGCATCGTGTTCGGTGCACTGGGCGCGGCGCGTGACAGTTTGGAGACCGCGATCGCCTACACGCACAGCCGTGAGGTGTTCGACAAGCCGTTGGCCGGCTATCAGCTCACTCAGGAGAAGCTGGCCAACATGACCGTGGAGCTGGGCAAGGGCATGTTGTTGGCGATTCATCTGGGCCGGATCAAGGACGCTGACGGGGTGCGGCCCGAGCAGATCAGCCTGGGCAAGCTCAACAATGTGCGCGAGGCGCTGGCCATCGCCCGCGAGTGCCGAACCCTGTTGGGTGGCAGTGGGATCACCCTGGAGTACTCACCGCTGCGCCACGCCAACAACCTCGAATCCGTGCTGACCTACGAGGGCACCTCAGAAATGCACCTGCTCGCCATCGGCAAAGCCCTCACCGGCCAAGCCGCCTTCCGCTGA
- a CDS encoding aldehyde dehydrogenase family protein, with protein sequence MHTPVRLQHLVAGQWISGEGDGVRSVDPSRPQSIVAEGGAASADLLEAAVAAADDAVRGWAATPMAARGGVLLTAAEILDERAGEWGRDLSIEEGKTLAEGVGEVRRAAQILRYYGNEGDRQAGEIYASPRAGEQILVTRKPVGVVGVITPFNFPIAIPAWKIAPALIYGNSVVWKPASTVPLLAMHLASALDTAGLPAGVLNLLIGGSAIGDGIVNHPDVDAVTFTGSTGIGRRIASLAAERGVPAQAEMGGKNAAVVLDDADLDLAVEQVMLGAFRSTGQKCTATSRLILTEKIADRFLDALTDRAGALVVGDPVDEATQMGPVVSESAHKTITTGIETARSQGAAVLAGGQPYSDEIRARGYFVAPTIIELGDQPADLWTDELFGPVLAVRRAADAEEAFALANDSEFGLSAAVFTQDLTRALQAVEHLDVGVLHVNSESAGADPHVPFGGAKKSGLGPKEQGSAAREFFTYTTTVYLRGGAPRS encoded by the coding sequence ATGCACACGCCTGTACGACTGCAGCACCTCGTTGCCGGGCAATGGATTTCCGGCGAGGGTGACGGTGTCCGGAGTGTCGATCCTTCGCGGCCACAGTCCATCGTCGCCGAAGGCGGCGCCGCGAGCGCGGACCTTCTAGAGGCAGCGGTGGCCGCGGCCGACGACGCGGTTCGCGGGTGGGCGGCCACCCCGATGGCCGCGCGCGGTGGCGTGCTGCTGACCGCGGCCGAGATCCTCGACGAGAGGGCCGGCGAGTGGGGACGTGACCTGTCGATCGAAGAAGGCAAGACGCTGGCCGAAGGCGTCGGTGAGGTACGTCGCGCGGCCCAGATCCTCCGCTACTACGGCAACGAGGGTGATCGCCAGGCCGGCGAGATCTATGCCTCGCCGCGTGCCGGTGAACAGATCCTGGTCACCCGCAAGCCGGTTGGCGTCGTCGGGGTCATCACCCCGTTCAACTTCCCCATCGCCATCCCGGCCTGGAAGATCGCGCCGGCCCTGATCTACGGCAACTCGGTGGTGTGGAAGCCGGCCAGCACTGTGCCGCTCCTCGCGATGCACCTGGCAAGCGCGCTCGACACCGCAGGTCTGCCGGCGGGTGTGCTCAATCTGCTCATCGGTGGCTCGGCCATCGGCGACGGAATCGTCAACCATCCCGACGTCGATGCCGTCACTTTCACCGGATCGACCGGCATCGGGCGGCGTATCGCGAGCCTGGCGGCCGAGCGCGGCGTGCCCGCGCAGGCCGAGATGGGCGGCAAGAACGCCGCTGTCGTGCTCGACGATGCCGATCTGGACCTGGCGGTCGAGCAGGTGATGCTGGGTGCGTTCCGCTCGACCGGCCAAAAGTGCACCGCCACATCCCGATTGATCCTCACCGAGAAGATCGCCGATCGCTTCCTGGACGCCCTCACCGACCGTGCCGGGGCGCTGGTGGTGGGCGATCCGGTGGATGAGGCCACCCAGATGGGACCCGTCGTCAGTGAGTCGGCGCACAAGACGATCACGACCGGGATCGAAACCGCGCGGTCGCAGGGAGCGGCCGTCCTGGCCGGCGGGCAGCCCTACAGCGACGAGATCCGGGCCCGCGGTTACTTCGTCGCGCCCACCATCATCGAACTCGGCGACCAGCCCGCCGACCTGTGGACCGACGAATTGTTCGGCCCGGTGCTCGCGGTGCGCCGCGCCGCCGACGCCGAGGAAGCGTTCGCACTGGCCAATGACAGTGAATTCGGCCTCTCGGCCGCGGTTTTCACCCAGGACCTGACCCGCGCGCTACAGGCGGTCGAACACCTCGACGTCGGGGTACTGCACGTCAACTCCGAATCCGCCGGGGCTGATCCGCACGTGCCGTTCGGTGGCGCCAAGAAGAGCGGGCTGGGGCCCAAGGAACAGGGATCGGCGGCCCGGGAGTTCTTCACCTACACCACCACGGTGTACCTGCGCGGCGGAGCGCCGCGCTCATGA
- a CDS encoding CaiB/BaiF CoA-transferase family protein, giving the protein MSTGALDGITVVDFSRVLAGPYATMMLGDFGADVIKIERPGVGDDTREWGPPYDADGIATYFNSVNRNKRSLVLDLTDPDDVARARELVSRADIVVENFRPGTMDKLGLGYDTLREVKPDLIYCAITGFGHDGGAALPGYDLLVQAVGGLMSITGPQPGDPTKVGVAMVDVLTGMHAITGILVALAHRDRTGQGQRVDTNLLSVLLSSMVNQASGFLGAGSVPTIMGNRHPSIAPYQTFDTADRPIALAVGNDKQFRLLAAALELDGLADDERFTSNALRVRHRDELCALLEARLLTHGADHWYDVLTAVGVPAGPINDVAEAFTFAEKLGLTVTVPVPGSSTPQVANPVSLSVTPPQYRSGPPRLGQGTT; this is encoded by the coding sequence ATGAGCACCGGTGCGCTGGACGGAATCACCGTCGTCGACTTCAGTCGCGTGCTCGCCGGCCCGTACGCCACCATGATGCTCGGCGACTTCGGTGCCGATGTCATCAAGATCGAGCGGCCCGGCGTCGGGGACGACACCCGTGAGTGGGGGCCGCCCTACGATGCCGATGGCATCGCCACCTACTTCAACTCCGTCAACCGCAACAAACGTTCTCTGGTGCTCGATCTCACCGATCCCGACGACGTCGCTCGTGCCCGCGAGTTGGTCAGCCGCGCCGACATCGTCGTCGAGAACTTCCGGCCCGGAACCATGGACAAGCTCGGTCTCGGCTACGACACCCTCCGCGAGGTCAAGCCGGACCTGATCTACTGCGCCATCACCGGATTCGGGCACGACGGCGGGGCCGCCCTGCCCGGCTACGATCTGTTGGTCCAAGCTGTCGGCGGCCTGATGAGCATCACCGGCCCGCAACCCGGTGACCCCACCAAGGTCGGGGTCGCGATGGTCGACGTGCTCACCGGCATGCATGCCATCACGGGCATCCTGGTGGCACTGGCCCACCGCGACCGCACCGGGCAGGGGCAACGCGTCGACACCAACCTGCTCTCGGTGCTGTTGTCCTCCATGGTCAATCAGGCCTCTGGATTCCTGGGCGCCGGCAGCGTCCCGACGATCATGGGAAATCGTCACCCCAGCATCGCGCCGTACCAGACCTTCGACACCGCGGATCGGCCCATCGCGCTGGCGGTCGGCAATGACAAGCAGTTCCGGCTGCTGGCCGCCGCGCTCGAACTCGACGGGCTGGCCGATGACGAACGCTTCACGTCCAACGCATTACGTGTGCGCCACCGAGACGAACTCTGTGCCCTGTTGGAGGCCCGGCTCCTCACCCATGGTGCCGACCACTGGTATGACGTGCTCACGGCCGTGGGCGTGCCTGCGGGTCCGATCAACGACGTGGCGGAGGCGTTCACCTTCGCCGAGAAGCTGGGGCTGACGGTGACCGTACCGGTGCCCGGCAGCAGCACCCCGCAGGTCGCCAACCCGGTCTCGCTGTCGGTCACACCGCCGCAGTACCGCAGCGGCCCGCCCCGCCTGGGACAGGGCACCACCTGA
- a CDS encoding PucR family transcriptional regulator, whose product MTVRRLAQTPGLGLTLIAGRDGGDRSIGWAHAIELEDPTPYLSGGELVMTTGMNVGDTADRQFEYLARLSSAGVAALAFDTGTTHSAVPAGIIAAGDALGLPVLSVPPETPFIAITRAIIDEVTADQLRAVQRVVDQQEVLARETLRNGIPAVVAALSKLLSATVVVIDVDGNALAASGSETDHVCALGARLIRDSANRRAKHASRVVADGSGYCTLQALKAAQPLRGYLAIKTNEPPSPTERLLVAHAVSLISIEMGKPAKILDAEHRLRVATTAGLLADPPTIDHAVLRYFRFGPDEDIVVVALTGTGPSLTAETHALRVLESRHSRYLICSRAGELTIILPAAESAAAPLLATEINAQLQKRLRGGLSKPATFDNIATAVNQARTAALIGNSDDAFQSYAEIGLFDVVLGGRSAAELRLIADPIAPLVDQDSSASGTGDGLLATLESYLRHNGHLEGAAAELGIHRHTMRNRVAKIAQLTRRDLQSPDVRAQLLLAIRARELLRINRPD is encoded by the coding sequence ATGACCGTGCGCCGGCTCGCGCAGACCCCCGGCCTGGGCCTGACCTTGATTGCCGGCCGCGACGGGGGTGACCGCTCGATCGGGTGGGCTCATGCGATCGAACTCGAAGACCCGACGCCATACCTCTCGGGCGGCGAACTCGTCATGACCACCGGCATGAACGTGGGGGACACCGCCGACCGACAGTTCGAATACCTGGCTCGGCTGTCCTCGGCCGGTGTCGCCGCGTTGGCCTTCGACACCGGGACCACGCATTCGGCGGTGCCGGCCGGGATCATCGCCGCGGGCGATGCGCTGGGGTTGCCCGTGCTCAGCGTTCCGCCGGAAACCCCGTTCATCGCCATCACCCGGGCCATCATCGACGAAGTCACCGCCGACCAACTCCGCGCGGTCCAGCGCGTGGTCGATCAACAGGAGGTGCTGGCCCGGGAAACCCTGAGAAACGGTATTCCCGCTGTCGTCGCCGCGTTGAGCAAGCTGCTCTCGGCTACCGTCGTCGTCATCGATGTCGATGGTAATGCCTTGGCGGCCAGCGGATCCGAGACTGATCACGTCTGCGCGCTGGGCGCACGCCTGATTCGGGACAGCGCCAACAGGCGAGCCAAACACGCCAGCCGCGTCGTCGCCGACGGCTCCGGATACTGCACGTTGCAGGCGCTCAAGGCGGCTCAGCCGCTGCGCGGGTATCTGGCCATCAAGACCAACGAGCCACCGTCTCCCACCGAACGTCTGCTCGTAGCTCACGCCGTGTCGCTGATCTCGATCGAAATGGGCAAACCCGCCAAGATCCTGGACGCTGAGCATCGGCTGCGGGTCGCCACGACCGCCGGACTACTCGCCGACCCGCCGACGATCGATCACGCCGTCCTCAGATACTTCCGATTCGGCCCCGACGAGGACATCGTCGTGGTGGCGCTGACCGGCACCGGCCCCAGTCTCACCGCAGAAACTCACGCGCTTCGCGTGCTCGAGTCCCGGCACTCTCGCTACCTGATCTGCTCCCGCGCAGGCGAATTGACCATCATCTTGCCCGCCGCTGAATCCGCCGCCGCGCCGCTCCTGGCCACCGAAATCAACGCCCAATTGCAGAAGCGTCTGCGCGGTGGCCTGAGCAAGCCGGCCACGTTCGACAACATCGCCACCGCGGTGAACCAGGCCCGCACTGCCGCGCTGATCGGCAACAGCGACGACGCGTTCCAAAGCTACGCGGAGATCGGGCTTTTCGATGTCGTCCTCGGTGGGCGCAGCGCAGCCGAGTTGCGCCTGATCGCCGATCCCATTGCCCCGCTTGTCGATCAGGACTCGAGCGCCTCCGGCACCGGCGATGGGCTGCTCGCCACATTGGAAAGCTACTTACGGCACAACGGTCACCTGGAAGGTGCGGCGGCCGAACTGGGGATCCACCGCCACACCATGCGCAACCGCGTCGCGAAGATCGCTCAGCTCACCCGGCGAGACCTGCAAAGCCCCGACGTTCGGGCTCAGCTACTCCTTGCGATCAGGGCCCGTGAGCTTCTGCGGATCAACCGCCCGGACTGA
- a CDS encoding LysR family transcriptional regulator, with protein MSSADLDLRKLRYFVAVAEELNFGRAAQRLHIAQPVLSRQIRAFESELGAQLFIRGSTGTRLTAAGAQLLRDAKVLLDDAHALRQRLSRAAGHPVTVTVGVIAGLRATAAAAAFEAGGPRRRAVVRQVPWHEQAELVRTGEVDVVYAREPVDHRGLGSAPLLEEPMDAVLPADDALVTRASVRLADLASRLLLLPDPAMLPDWVCAAAPDQRWAPPREEFRSVEDKLEHVAAHEGFVILPRSTTAYYRRPDVKAVPIEDLGPSRVTLIWNADTDNPARDEFVAAALACRDETI; from the coding sequence ATGAGCTCGGCGGACCTCGACCTGCGCAAGCTGCGGTACTTCGTCGCGGTCGCCGAGGAGCTGAATTTCGGTCGGGCGGCCCAGCGTCTCCACATCGCACAACCCGTGCTGTCGCGGCAGATTCGGGCGTTCGAGAGCGAGCTCGGCGCTCAGTTGTTCATCCGCGGCTCGACCGGTACCCGGCTGACCGCCGCCGGCGCGCAGCTGCTGCGGGACGCCAAGGTTCTGCTCGACGACGCGCACGCGCTGCGACAGCGCCTGTCCCGCGCCGCCGGACACCCGGTGACTGTGACGGTCGGAGTGATCGCCGGGTTGCGGGCAACAGCGGCGGCCGCGGCGTTCGAGGCGGGCGGCCCGCGGCGTCGGGCAGTCGTGCGTCAGGTCCCGTGGCACGAGCAGGCGGAGTTGGTCCGGACGGGCGAGGTCGACGTGGTCTATGCCCGGGAGCCGGTCGACCACCGCGGACTGGGCAGCGCACCCCTGCTGGAAGAACCCATGGACGCGGTGCTGCCGGCAGACGACGCCCTGGTGACGCGCGCCTCGGTGCGCCTCGCCGATCTCGCATCCAGGCTGTTGCTACTGCCGGACCCTGCGATGTTGCCGGACTGGGTGTGCGCGGCCGCACCCGATCAGCGGTGGGCACCGCCGCGCGAGGAGTTCCGCAGCGTGGAGGACAAACTCGAACACGTTGCCGCGCACGAGGGTTTCGTCATCCTGCCCCGATCCACCACCGCCTATTACCGCCGGCCCGACGTGAAAGCCGTGCCGATCGAAGACCTGGGGCCCTCGCGGGTGACGCTGATCTGGAACGCCGACACGGACAACCCGGCGCGGGACGAATTCGTGGCAGCTGCGCTGGCGTGCCGGGACGAGACGATCTGA
- a CDS encoding SDR family oxidoreductase — protein sequence MNLKNARVLIIGGTSGIGLGVAVAVADRGGIPIVVSRNQSNVDRAIAGLGENARGMTVDLTDPASLGRVADEVGQIEHLVFSAGESLTMVGLADLTAATITEFISTRLIGQLQTVREFAPRITPGGSITLTSGTAAEKPGLGVLPTAVCGAINAMTRALAVELAPLRVNAVAPGPIRTPLWSALGEEDREAIYEQFASNLPVGRIGEPPDTALAYTYLMEQEFGTGVVLTVDGGTTLV from the coding sequence ATGAACCTCAAGAACGCACGTGTCCTGATCATCGGCGGCACCTCCGGCATCGGTCTTGGAGTGGCGGTAGCGGTGGCGGACCGAGGTGGCATCCCGATCGTGGTGTCGCGCAACCAGTCCAATGTCGATCGAGCCATCGCCGGACTCGGGGAGAACGCCCGCGGGATGACCGTCGACCTCACCGACCCCGCCTCGCTCGGTCGTGTCGCCGATGAGGTCGGGCAGATCGAGCACCTGGTGTTCAGTGCGGGGGAGTCGCTCACGATGGTCGGCCTGGCCGATCTGACCGCTGCGACGATCACCGAGTTCATCAGCACCCGACTCATCGGCCAGTTGCAGACGGTGCGGGAGTTCGCGCCCCGGATCACGCCGGGCGGGTCGATCACGCTCACTAGCGGCACGGCCGCCGAGAAGCCGGGCCTCGGCGTGTTGCCCACCGCGGTATGCGGCGCAATCAACGCGATGACCAGGGCGCTGGCCGTCGAACTGGCGCCGTTGCGGGTAAACGCCGTCGCCCCCGGTCCGATCCGGACGCCGCTGTGGTCGGCGCTCGGTGAGGAGGATCGGGAGGCAATCTACGAGCAGTTCGCGAGCAATCTCCCCGTCGGCCGGATCGGTGAGCCCCCCGACACCGCGTTGGCGTACACCTACCTGATGGAACAGGAATTCGGGACCGGCGTGGTCCTGACCGTCGATGGCGGTACCACTCTGGTGTGA
- a CDS encoding dienelactone hydrolase family protein, with product MASTKKLFAGLTRRGPHRVLRGDLAFAGMPGVVYTPESGLNLPGVVFGHEWMTRAENYTGTLEHLASWGIVAAAPDTETGVAPSVLNFAFDLGAALEIITGVRLGTGKISVHPGKRGVVGHGFGGSAAVFAAAGMGGDPHRPKAVVSLFPTVTKPPAEQPASTLQVPGLVLTAPGDPMTLRSNAVELARAWDGATLRTVSKAKAGGLIQGRRLARFVGLPGADRETQKIVRALLTGYLLATLAGDKTYRDFADPEHELPHTEAADPNADPVALEDKVVALLKP from the coding sequence GTGGCCAGCACAAAGAAGCTCTTCGCAGGGTTGACCCGCCGCGGACCGCATCGAGTCCTGCGCGGTGACCTGGCGTTCGCCGGCATGCCGGGAGTGGTCTACACGCCGGAGTCCGGCCTGAATCTGCCCGGTGTGGTGTTCGGCCACGAGTGGATGACGCGGGCGGAGAACTACACGGGCACGCTCGAACACCTGGCGTCCTGGGGCATCGTGGCGGCGGCACCCGATACCGAGACCGGCGTGGCTCCGTCGGTGCTCAATTTCGCGTTTGACCTGGGCGCGGCCCTGGAAATCATCACCGGCGTTCGGCTGGGCACCGGCAAGATCAGCGTGCACCCGGGCAAGCGGGGCGTGGTGGGCCACGGCTTCGGCGGGTCGGCCGCGGTGTTCGCTGCCGCAGGCATGGGCGGTGACCCGCACCGCCCGAAGGCCGTGGTCTCGCTGTTCCCGACGGTGACCAAGCCGCCCGCCGAACAACCGGCGTCGACGCTGCAGGTCCCCGGCCTGGTCCTGACCGCGCCCGGGGATCCGATGACGCTGCGGTCGAACGCGGTGGAGCTGGCCCGGGCCTGGGACGGCGCCACGTTGCGCACGGTCAGCAAGGCCAAGGCCGGTGGCCTGATCCAGGGGCGACGGCTGGCCCGATTCGTCGGCCTTCCCGGCGCCGACCGGGAGACCCAGAAGATCGTCCGCGCCCTGCTCACCGGGTATCTGCTGGCCACGCTGGCCGGCGACAAGACCTACCGCGATTTTGCCGACCCCGAGCACGAGCTGCCCCACACCGAAGCCGCCGACCCGAACGCCGATCCGGTCGCCCTCGAGGACAAGGTGGTCGCGCTGCTCAAGCCGTGA
- the glmS gene encoding glutamine--fructose-6-phosphate transaminase (isomerizing) yields MCGIVGYVGARPARGIVVDALRRMEYRGYDSAGIALIDGDGGLTVRRRAGRLANLESTLAETDDGVLTGTTGLGHTRWATHGRPTDRNAHPHRDAAGKIAVVHNGIIENFAGLRTELEADGVEFASDTDSEVAVHLVARQYREGATAGDFPASVLAVLQRLEGHFTLVFANADDPGTIVAARRSTPLVVGIGDGEMFVGSDVAAFIEHTRHAVELGQDQAVVITADGYRITDFFGRDYLEAGRDYREFHIDWDLDAAEKGGYDYFMLKEIAEQPAAVADTLLGHFDGHIVLDEQRLSDQELREIDKVFIVACGTAYHSGLLAKYAIEHWTRLPVEVELASEFRYRDPVLDRSTLVIAISQSGETADTLEAVRHAKTQKAKVLAICNTNGSQIPREADAVLYTRAGPEIGVAATKTFLAQIAANYLVGLALAQARGTKYPDEVEREYRDLEAMPDMISRVLAGIEPVAQLAQRFAKSPTVLFLGRHVGYPVALEGALKLKELAYMHAEGFAAGELKHGPIALIDEDLPVIVVMPSPKNAQMLHAKLLSNIREIQARGAVTIVIAEEGDDTVRPYADHLIEIPAVSTLFQPLLSTIPLQVFAAGVARARGYDVDKPRNLAKSVTVE; encoded by the coding sequence ATGTGTGGAATCGTCGGCTACGTCGGGGCGCGCCCGGCCCGCGGCATCGTGGTCGACGCGCTGCGCCGGATGGAATACCGGGGCTACGACTCCGCCGGAATTGCGCTGATCGACGGCGATGGCGGGCTGACCGTACGCCGTCGCGCCGGCCGCCTGGCCAACCTCGAGTCCACCCTCGCCGAGACCGACGATGGCGTGCTGACCGGCACCACCGGCCTGGGTCACACCCGCTGGGCCACCCACGGCCGGCCGACCGACCGCAACGCGCACCCGCACCGGGACGCCGCAGGCAAGATCGCCGTCGTCCACAACGGCATCATCGAGAACTTCGCCGGCCTGCGTACAGAGCTGGAAGCCGACGGCGTCGAGTTCGCCAGCGACACCGACTCCGAGGTGGCCGTGCACCTGGTGGCGCGGCAGTACCGCGAGGGGGCGACTGCCGGCGATTTTCCGGCCTCCGTGCTGGCCGTGCTGCAGCGCCTCGAAGGCCACTTCACGCTGGTGTTCGCCAACGCCGACGATCCCGGCACCATCGTCGCCGCGCGCCGGTCCACCCCGCTGGTGGTCGGCATCGGGGACGGGGAGATGTTCGTCGGCTCCGATGTCGCGGCATTCATCGAGCACACCCGGCACGCCGTGGAGCTCGGCCAGGACCAGGCCGTGGTGATCACCGCCGACGGCTACCGCATCACCGATTTCTTCGGCCGGGATTACCTGGAGGCCGGCCGCGACTACCGGGAATTCCACATCGACTGGGATCTCGATGCCGCCGAAAAGGGTGGCTACGACTACTTCATGCTCAAGGAGATCGCCGAGCAGCCCGCCGCGGTTGCCGACACGCTCCTTGGTCATTTCGACGGCCACATCGTGCTCGATGAGCAGCGCTTGAGCGATCAGGAACTCCGCGAGATCGACAAGGTCTTCATCGTCGCCTGCGGCACCGCGTATCACTCCGGGCTGCTGGCCAAGTACGCCATCGAGCACTGGACCCGGCTGCCCGTCGAGGTCGAGCTGGCCAGCGAGTTCCGGTACCGGGACCCGGTGCTGGACCGCAGCACGCTGGTGATCGCCATCTCGCAGTCCGGCGAGACCGCCGACACGCTGGAGGCGGTGCGCCACGCCAAGACGCAGAAGGCCAAGGTGCTGGCGATCTGCAACACCAACGGCAGCCAGATCCCCCGCGAGGCCGATGCGGTGCTCTACACCCGGGCCGGGCCGGAGATCGGCGTCGCCGCCACCAAGACGTTCCTGGCGCAGATCGCGGCGAACTACCTGGTGGGGCTGGCGCTGGCGCAGGCCCGTGGCACCAAATACCCGGACGAGGTGGAGCGCGAGTACCGCGATCTGGAAGCCATGCCGGACATGATCAGCCGGGTGCTGGCCGGCATCGAGCCGGTGGCGCAGTTGGCGCAGCGTTTCGCGAAGTCGCCCACGGTGCTGTTCCTGGGCCGCCACGTGGGCTACCCGGTGGCGCTCGAGGGTGCGCTCAAGCTCAAGGAGCTCGCCTACATGCACGCCGAGGGCTTCGCCGCCGGCGAGCTCAAGCACGGTCCGATCGCCCTGATCGACGAGGACCTGCCGGTCATCGTGGTGATGCCGTCGCCCAAGAACGCGCAGATGCTGCACGCCAAGCTGCTCTCGAACATCCGCGAGATCCAGGCCCGCGGTGCGGTGACCATCGTGATCGCGGAGGAGGGCGACGACACAGTCCGGCCCTACGCCGACCATTTGATCGAGATCCCGGCGGTGTCAACGCTTTTCCAGCCGTTGCTGTCGACGATCCCGCTGCAGGTGTTCGCCGCCGGCGTGGCCCGGGCCCGCGGGTACGACGTCGACAAGCCGCGCAACCTGGCCAAGTCCGTCACGGTCGAATAG
- a CDS encoding alpha/beta fold hydrolase: MDLRVPTVNIAGRWARGGLGAFVSDAAFAHFLRTYEAGMAGLPDFDLFDVPTSFGAVRAYRFAGPDNGPPAVLLPGRNASTPMYATNLGPLLRRRTVYGIDLLGEAGLSVQHTVIRGGPDQAQWLDEALAGLGLDRAHLLGVSVGGWTATNCAVHRPARIASLTLLDPVFTFTGIPVKAILASVAMLAPGVPESWRLRVMSWISGGADMEAAAVEAALIDAGAKDFTLRTPAPKLFTDDQLRGLDVPVLALIAGRSVMLDPERAATRARELLPRGQIELWSEASHAINGEYPDEIAERAGRFWDEA; this comes from the coding sequence GTGGATCTGCGGGTACCCACGGTCAACATCGCCGGACGGTGGGCCCGTGGCGGGCTTGGGGCCTTTGTGTCCGACGCGGCCTTCGCGCATTTCCTACGCACCTATGAGGCCGGGATGGCGGGCCTGCCGGACTTCGACCTGTTCGACGTGCCAACGTCGTTCGGTGCGGTACGCGCCTACCGGTTCGCCGGGCCGGACAACGGCCCGCCGGCAGTCCTACTTCCCGGCCGCAACGCGTCCACACCGATGTATGCCACCAACCTCGGGCCGTTGCTGCGGCGCCGCACCGTGTACGGCATCGATCTGCTCGGCGAGGCCGGCCTGTCGGTGCAGCACACGGTGATTCGTGGTGGCCCGGATCAGGCTCAGTGGCTTGACGAGGCGCTGGCCGGTCTCGGGCTGGATCGGGCCCATCTGCTCGGGGTGTCGGTGGGCGGCTGGACAGCCACCAACTGTGCGGTGCACCGGCCCGCCCGGATCGCGTCGCTGACCCTGCTCGACCCGGTGTTCACCTTCACCGGTATCCCGGTCAAAGCGATACTTGCTTCGGTGGCCATGCTCGCGCCGGGCGTACCGGAGAGTTGGCGCCTTCGGGTGATGAGCTGGATATCCGGGGGCGCCGACATGGAGGCCGCCGCGGTCGAAGCCGCGCTGATCGATGCGGGGGCAAAGGATTTCACACTGCGCACGCCTGCCCCGAAACTGTTCACCGATGACCAGCTGCGCGGTCTCGATGTGCCCGTGCTGGCGCTGATCGCGGGCCGAAGCGTCATGCTCGACCCGGAGCGAGCCGCGACACGGGCACGAGAACTCTTGCCGCGCGGGCAGATCGAACTCTGGTCCGAGGCGTCTCACGCCATCAACGGCGAATACCCCGATGAGATCGCCGAGCGTGCCGGCCGCTTCTGGGATGAGGCGTGA